A genomic segment from Aegilops tauschii subsp. strangulata cultivar AL8/78 chromosome 1, Aet v6.0, whole genome shotgun sequence encodes:
- the LOC109782682 gene encoding uncharacterized protein, translated as MAVEWSDGGEEFLLPDEFLDDDFFSEEEKAAVAARSESDEEDSLAGLSRRLAGLLGGDKLAVTPAKEEVTAGSPKSTLCGLPKSGQESPNSGASQGNSPPSSPLEQQPADPWDVLYEAAGQVNSIPAPGHPYVLHGRGGFVPPARKASPPPPPPHVPAPAGTAAGGVYYHPFAHLITQRQIQAARFHLLKQQQLFKQQRDRQLAAAAAWGVRRNAAAKRAGAAPIDLSPASFPPLLKTQLQHTPAPHPTHPAAAGMRAVFLTPPGAKRERNGTGVFLPRPAGAPAEPRKKSGCSTVLVPARVVHALNLNLDDLGAQPRYAGGIILDHEALIGRSNAMLASQKMRAAESSAPPALCHSS; from the exons ATGGCGGTGGAGTGGTCGGACGGCGGCGAGGAGTTCCTGCTTCCCGACGAGTTCTTGGACGACGACTTCTTCTCCGAGGAGGAGAAGGCCGCGGTGGCCGCGCGGAGCGAGAGTGATGAGGAAGACAGCTTGGCCGGCCTCTCGCGCCGCCtcgccggcctcctcggcggcgacaAACTCGCCGTCACGCCTGCCAAG GAGGAGGTGACTGCGGGGTCGCCGAAGTCGACGCTGTGTGGGCTGCCTAAGTCGGGCCAGGAGAGCCCCAACAGCGGCGCGTCCCAGGGGAACTCGCCGCCGTCGTCCCCGCTGGAGCAGCAGCCGGCAGACCCGTGGGACGTCCTCTACGAGGCTGCCGGGCAGGTCAACAGCATCCCGGCGCCGGGCCACCCCTACGTCTTGCACGGCCGCGGTGGCTTCGTGCCGCCTGCGCGGAaggcctcgcctccgccgccgccgcctcacgTGCCTGCGCCGGCCGGCACGGCCGCGGGCGGCGTGTACTATCACCCTTTCGCGCACCTCATCACGCAGCGCCAGATACAGGCTGCCAGG TTTCATCTCCTCAAACAGCAGCAGCTCTTCAAGCAGCAGAGGGACCGGCAGCTGGCCGCGGCCGCCGCATGGGGCGTGCGCCGTAACGCGGCAGCCAAGCGGGCCGGCGCCGCTCCTATCGACCTGAGCCCGGCGTCGTTCCCGCCGCTGCTGAAGACGCAGCTGCAGCACACGCCtgcaccccatcccacccatcccgccgccgccggcatgCGGGCCGTGTTCCTCACGCCGCCCGGTGCCAAGCGCGAGCGCAACGGCACCGGCGTCTTCCTCCCGCGCCCGGCCGGCGCCCCCGCGGAGCCCAGGAAGAAGTCTG GCTGCTCGACGGTTCTTGTCCCCGCCCGTGTCGTGCATGCTCTGAATCTCAACCTGGACGACCTCGGCGCCCAGCCTCGCTACGCCGGCGGCATCATTCTTGATCATG AGGCCTTGATCGGTCGGAGCAACGCCATGCTCGCAAGCCAGAAGATGCGGGCTGCGGAGAGCTCGGCGCCGCCGGCGCTCTGCCACAGTTCGTGA